ATTAGGATGCAAGGTAGCTGTGGTGGTGAGTGACTGTGAAACCCATTGATCCCCAACATACTCACCGTTGGCCAACGCGACGGTTAGAACAACTTTCCTATCAGCGTGCTTGGGTCGAAATCGATCAGGGAGCGATCGCTGCTAACACCCGTCAGGTCCGCCAGCTCCTCGCACCCAACTGTGAATTGATGGCAGTTGTGAAAGCAGATGCCTATGGTCATGGCGCAGTTGCGATCGCCAGTACGGTTTTAGGCGCCGGAGCCACAGCGCTTGGTGTTGCCACCATCCCCGAAGGCGTGCGACTACGAGAAGCCGGGATCACCGCGCCGATCCTGCTGCTGGGGTCAATCCATAGCCCTGATGAGGTGCAGGCGATCGCCCAGTGGCAGATTCAACCCAGTCTCAGCACTCCCAAACAGGCTTTGATCTGCGCTGAAGTGTTGGAACGTTTGGGCCAGTCATTGCCTGTTCACCTCAAGTTGGACACGGGCATGGCTCGGTTGGGAGCGCCTTGGCAAACCGCACTGGAGTTTTTACAGCTCGTTCACAGCCTACCGGCTCTTCAGCCGGCTAGTTTGTACTCGCATTTTGCGACAGCAGATAGTCCAGACCTAGCGCCATTGCAGCAACAACATGCTGCTTTTAGGCAGGCGATCGCCCAAATCCGAGCCGCAGGATTGCCAGTTCCTAAGCTTCACATTGCCAACTCTGCGGCAGCCCTGCTCGATCGCAGTCTCCACTATGACCAAGTCCGTGTCGGGCTAGCGCTGTATGGTCTTTACCCGGCCCCGCACCTCAGCGATCGCCTGTCGTTGTATCCTGCGCTATCGGTGAAAGCACGGGTGACGCACGTCACGACCCTGCCCGCAGGCCAAGGCGTTAGCTACGGCCATCGCTACGTCACCCAGCGCGAAACTCCCATCGCAGTCGTCGGGATCGGTTATGCCGATGGCGTACCCCGTACCCTCTCCAATCAGATAAACGTGCTCTACCGCGGGCAGCGACTACCGCAAATTGGGGCGATCACCATGGATCAGATGATGATCGACATTTCGGCCATGCCCCAATTGGCACCGGGAGATGTTGTCACCCTGCTGGGGCGATCGGGATCAGAACAGATCACCGCCGAGGATTGGGCCGAGCGCGCCAACACGATTAGCTGGGAAATTCTCTGTGGCTTTAAAGATCGACTGCCGCGCTTTGCGGTCGCTACAGATTGGCCATCCAATCAAGTCAGTGTCAGGTCTTAACGCGGCGTGGAAGTTCTGCTACGATAGCGAAACCGCTTGGAGAGATGGCTGAGTGGTCGAAAGCAGCACATTGCTAATGTGCCGAGTCGTGTACGCGGCTCCGAGGGTTCGAATCCCTCTCTCTCCGTTGAATGAATCACCTTGTCATT
The sequence above is a segment of the Synechococcus elongatus PCC 11801 genome. Coding sequences within it:
- the alr gene encoding alanine racemase, coding for MTVKPIDPQHTHRWPTRRLEQLSYQRAWVEIDQGAIAANTRQVRQLLAPNCELMAVVKADAYGHGAVAIASTVLGAGATALGVATIPEGVRLREAGITAPILLLGSIHSPDEVQAIAQWQIQPSLSTPKQALICAEVLERLGQSLPVHLKLDTGMARLGAPWQTALEFLQLVHSLPALQPASLYSHFATADSPDLAPLQQQHAAFRQAIAQIRAAGLPVPKLHIANSAAALLDRSLHYDQVRVGLALYGLYPAPHLSDRLSLYPALSVKARVTHVTTLPAGQGVSYGHRYVTQRETPIAVVGIGYADGVPRTLSNQINVLYRGQRLPQIGAITMDQMMIDISAMPQLAPGDVVTLLGRSGSEQITAEDWAERANTISWEILCGFKDRLPRFAVATDWPSNQVSVRS